A genomic region of Brachionichthys hirsutus isolate HB-005 unplaced genomic scaffold, CSIRO-AGI_Bhir_v1 contig_1146, whole genome shotgun sequence contains the following coding sequences:
- the LOC137916645 gene encoding patatin-like phospholipase domain-containing protein 2, whose protein sequence is MFDLNGAWNLSFAGCGFLGIYHIGVASCLLEKAPYLVQRAARLCGASAGALTASVLASQASLTQCCEDVIQVAKEARKRTLGPLHPSFNLVKVLRSGLNRDLPSDAHVRASGRLRVSLTRVSDGENVLASEFNSKEELIQALICSCFVPVYCGLIPPSFRGVRYVDGGISDNLPQSELKNTITISPFAGESDICPRDNSNGFHELRFTNTSIQMNLGNVYRLSKALFPPEPKVLAEMCQSGYKDALRFLEENKLLLLLGHPTSGPALPEAPPKCCQRTESTRDRLFRRLRLLRRQHWWLDEHMVLPVPIKKVFCEACQDQSGLYTKLSRMLPVRVASYVLLPYTLPVHSAYSVAQRFVEWIPEVPADVSWLFGIAGEMYRQSWKAAPSNAISEQCLRKCSSVPPLPSECDKSRQEDGLPALSALELHSNYWEISNSTSSSSQHHPPKEVGFFIGFQDEPQSNAQL, encoded by the exons ATGTTCGACCTGAACGGAGCCTGGAACCTTTCCTTCGCCGGATGCGGGTTCCTGGGAATTTACCACATCGGAGTAGCCAGCTGCCTCCTGGAGAAAGCGCCGTACCTCGTCCAAAGAGCTGCCCGACTGTGCGGAGCCTCCGCCGGCGCTCTGACCGCCTCGGTGCTCGCCAGCCAGGCGTCTCTAA CTCAATGCTGTGAAGATGTGATACAGGTGGCCAAAGAGGCCCGTAAGAGGACCCTCGGCCCCCTCCACCCATCCTTCAACCTGGTTAAGGTGCTGAGGTCTGGCCTGAATCGTGACCTGCCCTCGGACGCGCACGTCCGGGCCTCAGGAAGGCTGCGCGTTTCACTGACGAGAGTGTCCGATGGAGAAAATGTGCTCGCGTCAGAGTTTAACTCCAAAGAGGAACTCATtcag GCGCTGATCTGTAGCTGTTTCGTCCCCGTCTACTGCggcctcatccctccatccttcagAGGAGTG CGCTATGTGGATGGCGGGATCAGCGACAACCTGCCGCAGTCGGAGCTGAAGAACACAATAACCATCTCTCCCTTCGCTGGCGAGAGTGATATCTGTCCTCGCGACAACTCCAACGGCTTCCACGAGCTGCGTTTCACCAACACCAGCATCCAGATGAACCTGGGCAATGTGTACCGCCTCAGCAAGGCCCTGTTTCCTCCAGAACCCAAG GTCCTGGCTGAGATGTGTCAGAGTGGATATAAAGATGCTCTCCGCTTCCTTGAAGAGAACA aactgctgctgctgctggggcatCCGACATCGGGTCCTGCCCTCCCAGAGGCCCCGCCCAAGTGCTGCCAGCGCACGGAGAGCACGAGAGACCGGTTGTTCCGGAGGCTCCGCCTACTGCGtcggcagcactggtggctggACGAGCACATGGTCCTGCCTGTGCCCATCAAGAAAG TGTTTTGTGAGGCCTGCCAAGACCAATCTGGGCTGTATACCAAGCTGTCCAGGATGCTGCCGGTCCGAGTGGCCTCCTACGTGCTCCTGCCGTACACACTCCCTGTGCATTCGGCCTACTCCGTTGCCCAGAG GTTTGTGGAATGGATTCCAGAAGTACCTGCTGATGTTAGCTGGCTGTTTGGAATTGCAGGCGAGATGTACCGACAGTCCTGGAAAGCAGCGCCATCCAACGCCATCAG tGAACAGTGCCTGAGGAAGTGCTCCAGTGTGCCACCTCTTCCTTCCGAGTGTGACAAATCAAGGCAGGAAGACGGTCTGCCTGCTCTCTCTGCCCTGGAACTCCACAGCAACTACTGGGAGATCTCCAACTcgacctcctcttcctcccagcaTCATCCTCCAAAAGAAGTTGGCTTCTTTATTGGTTTCCAAGATGAACCTCAAAGCAATGCAcagctttaa